The Argentina anserina chromosome 3, drPotAnse1.1, whole genome shotgun sequence genome includes a region encoding these proteins:
- the LOC126787329 gene encoding protein FAR1-RELATED SEQUENCE 5-like produces MANAIEKVFPESRHWLCLWHISKNATQNISWLLQKSDFGELFRKFLFGRVTEDEFESTWNEIIMKFIPSGNTWLETLYELREKWCALFSKDTFSAGILSTQRSESTNNVFTHMSTKTMALTEFVHHYDVQAEKMRSSELEETFRCNNGIPSKAAKSSGIKKQAGMVYTRKIYNLFESEFIASLAVKWEEVGSDGTLSYV; encoded by the exons ATGGCAAATGCAATTGAAAAGGTTTTCCCGGAGTCACGCCATTGGTTATGTTTGTGGCACATATCAAAGAATGCGACACAAAATATTAGTTGGCTTTTGCAAAAGTCTGATTTTGGTGAGCTTTTCCGAAAGTTTCTTTTCGGACGTGTCACAGAAGATGAATTTGAGTCTACTTGGAATGAAATAATTATGAAGTTTATACCTTCAGGAAACACATGGCTGGAGACACTTTATGAACTCCGTGAAAAATGGTGTGCATTATTCAGTAAAGATACATTCTCTGCTGGAATACTATCTACACAAAGAAGTGAGAGCACAAACAATGTGTTTACCCACATGTCTACTAAAACAATGGCTCTTACTGAATTTGTCCATCATTATGACGTACAGGCAGAAAAAATGCGTTCAAGCGAATTGGAGGAGACCTTTCGATGCAATAATGGAATACCTTCTAAGGCAGCAAAAAGTAGCGGAATTAAGAAGCAAGCTGGTATGGTCTACACTAGAAAAATTTACAATCTATTTGAGTCTGAGTTTATTGCTAGCTTGGCAGTGAAATGGGAGGAAGTTGGAAGTGATGGAACT TTGTCATATGTATGA
- the LOC126788561 gene encoding probable leucine-rich repeat receptor-like protein kinase At5g49770 isoform X4, translating into MRLFWWQQLSLLILIQLVQPSRTSYKIYAEALVTFKSRVGSPEISTGRIGKYPCRKQWTLLNYYKLKDPCVVVFVSKFPGISSIPLRPNKVNLAPFAPRLFVTQSSINLEKELHKPRSRRIAYIVDGDSNVPTLTFVQKTDDKKPKQKVAAIIGGVVAALLVVIIAILVYIYLKRLKRVVRRTSDTSSSTPSPHVEWTRGDTSPYAVALSPYDTHNLRQLTILELEQATRNFNENNIIGQGRFGLVYKGLLQDGSIVAIKRRLHAPTQYFFQEVKHIARVNHMHILRLIGYCQDTSQQLLVYDYLPNGNVGNHLYDAEGLPIGKLSLWQRLSVALGAAKGLARLHSLVPPLLHMNFRTSNVLLNDNFTPKVSDYGLTRLLNKGHYAGSSSAIDCFLDPELDSLKEFSERGDVYSFGVFLLELISGREANGRNQLNSGNNLILQKERK; encoded by the exons ATGCGCTTGTTCTGGTGGCAACAGTTGTCTCTACTTATACTCATTCAACTTGTACAGCCCAGCAGAACAAGTTACAAAATATATG CTGAAGCTTTAGTGACTTTCAAGAGCAGAGTTGGAAGTCCTGAAATCTCCACTGGTCGGATTGGAAAATATCCATGTCGAAAACAATGGACATTGCTCAATTATTATAAACTGAAGGACCCttgtgttgttgtttttgt CAGCAAATTTCCTggtatctcttcaattcccCTGCGACCGAACAAAGTCAACTTAGCACCATTTGCTCCAAGACTTTTCGTGACCCAGTCTTCTATTAATTTGGAAAAAGAGCTCCATAAGCCAAGAAGCAGAAGGATAGCATACATAGTTGATGGAGACAGCAATGTTCCAACATTAACATTTGTACAAAAAACTGATGATAAAAAACCGAAACAGAAAGTTGCAGCCATTATTGGTGGAGTTGTTGCTGCTTTGCTTGTGGTTATTATAGCAATACTTGTTTACATTTATTTGAAGCGTCTTAAAAGAGTGGTGAGACGAACATCTGATACATCATCTTCTACACCATCTCCCCATG TTGAATGGACAAGAGGAGACACATCCCCTTACGCTGTTGCGCTATCTCCATATGACACACACAACTTGAGGCAACTGACAATATTGGAACTGGAACAAGCTACTAGAaatttcaatgaaaataatatcATAGGCCAAGGTAGATTTGGTTTGGTCTACAAGGGATTGCTCCAAGATGGATCTATTGTGGCTATCAAGAGACGCCTACATGCTCCAACTCAGTATTTCTTTCAAGAG GTGAAGCATATTGCTCGTGTGAACCACATGCATATTCTCAGGCTCATTGGTTATTGTCAAGATACAAGTCAACAGTTACTTGTCTATGACTACCTTCCAAATGGAAATGTCGGAAATCATCTATATG ATGCTGAAGGTTTACCTATTGGAAAGTTAAGTTTATGGCAAAGGTTATCTGTTGCTTTGGGAGCAGCCAAAG GACTTGCACGTCTTCATAGTTTGGTACCTCCACTCCTGCACATGAATTTCAGGACAAGCAATGTTCTTTTGAATGATAACTTTACACCCAAGGTGTCTGATTACGGACTAACCAGGCTGCTAAATAAGGGTCACTATGCCGGATCGTCTTCAGCAATAGACTGCTTTCTTGACCCAGA GTTAGATTCACTGAAGGAATTTTCAGAAAGAGGTGACGTGTACAGTTTTGGGGTCTTCTTACTGGAATTAATCAGCGGACGTGAAGCAAATGGCAGAAACCAGTTAAATTCGGGAAATAACTTAATATTGCAG aaagagaggaagtAA
- the LOC126788561 gene encoding probable serine/threonine-protein kinase PBL28 isoform X2, which yields MRLFWWQQLSLLILIQLVQPSRTSYKIYAEALVTFKSRVGSPEISTGRIGKYPCRKQWTLLNYYKLKDPCVVVFVKFPGISSIPLRPNKVNLAPFAPRLFVTQSSINLEKELHKPRSRRIAYIVDGDSNVPTLTFVQKTDDKKPKQKVAAIIGGVVAALLVVIIAILVYIYLKRLKRVVRRTSDTSSSTPSPHVEWTRGDTSPYAVALSPYDTHNLRQLTILELEQATRNFNENNIIGQGRFGLVYKGLLQDGSIVAIKRRLHAPTQYFFQEVKHIARVNHMHILRLIGYCQDTSQQLLVYDYLPNGNVGNHLYDAEGLPIGKLSLWQRLSVALGAAKGLARLHSLVPPLLHMNFRTSNVLLNDNFTPKVSDYGLTRLLNKGHYAGSSSAIDCFLDPELDSLKEFSERGDVYSFGVFLLELISGREANGRNQLNSGNNLILQARDCEELERFVDNTLGNFTLEAATKQMMELALRCIDASEQRPQMKIVVQELERIQTREISHFQIEVHEEIGAVTLGSELFK from the exons ATGCGCTTGTTCTGGTGGCAACAGTTGTCTCTACTTATACTCATTCAACTTGTACAGCCCAGCAGAACAAGTTACAAAATATATG CTGAAGCTTTAGTGACTTTCAAGAGCAGAGTTGGAAGTCCTGAAATCTCCACTGGTCGGATTGGAAAATATCCATGTCGAAAACAATGGACATTGCTCAATTATTATAAACTGAAGGACCCttgtgttgttgtttttgt CAAATTTCCTggtatctcttcaattcccCTGCGACCGAACAAAGTCAACTTAGCACCATTTGCTCCAAGACTTTTCGTGACCCAGTCTTCTATTAATTTGGAAAAAGAGCTCCATAAGCCAAGAAGCAGAAGGATAGCATACATAGTTGATGGAGACAGCAATGTTCCAACATTAACATTTGTACAAAAAACTGATGATAAAAAACCGAAACAGAAAGTTGCAGCCATTATTGGTGGAGTTGTTGCTGCTTTGCTTGTGGTTATTATAGCAATACTTGTTTACATTTATTTGAAGCGTCTTAAAAGAGTGGTGAGACGAACATCTGATACATCATCTTCTACACCATCTCCCCATG TTGAATGGACAAGAGGAGACACATCCCCTTACGCTGTTGCGCTATCTCCATATGACACACACAACTTGAGGCAACTGACAATATTGGAACTGGAACAAGCTACTAGAaatttcaatgaaaataatatcATAGGCCAAGGTAGATTTGGTTTGGTCTACAAGGGATTGCTCCAAGATGGATCTATTGTGGCTATCAAGAGACGCCTACATGCTCCAACTCAGTATTTCTTTCAAGAG GTGAAGCATATTGCTCGTGTGAACCACATGCATATTCTCAGGCTCATTGGTTATTGTCAAGATACAAGTCAACAGTTACTTGTCTATGACTACCTTCCAAATGGAAATGTCGGAAATCATCTATATG ATGCTGAAGGTTTACCTATTGGAAAGTTAAGTTTATGGCAAAGGTTATCTGTTGCTTTGGGAGCAGCCAAAG GACTTGCACGTCTTCATAGTTTGGTACCTCCACTCCTGCACATGAATTTCAGGACAAGCAATGTTCTTTTGAATGATAACTTTACACCCAAGGTGTCTGATTACGGACTAACCAGGCTGCTAAATAAGGGTCACTATGCCGGATCGTCTTCAGCAATAGACTGCTTTCTTGACCCAGA GTTAGATTCACTGAAGGAATTTTCAGAAAGAGGTGACGTGTACAGTTTTGGGGTCTTCTTACTGGAATTAATCAGCGGACGTGAAGCAAATGGCAGAAACCAGTTAAATTCGGGAAATAACTTAATATTGCAG GCAAGGGACTGCGAGGAGTTGGAGAGATTTGTTGATAACACATTAGGAAACTTTACATTGGAAGCTGCAACAAAACAGATGATGGAGTTAGCACTGAGGTGTATAGATGCTAGTGAACAAAGACCACAAATGAAGATTGTTGTTCAAGAGCTCGAACGAATTCAAACTAGAGAAATTAGCCATTTTCAGATTGAAGTCCATGAGGAGATAGGTGCTGTGACTCTTGGTAGTGAACTTTTCAAATGA
- the LOC126787327 gene encoding F-box protein CPR1-like, whose product MRGKEDPSEIFSMRADSWKRIQDPPFSIVFDSVHPALLNEALHWISMGDIVAFDLAKEEFRVMPCPVVDDGRPQPPLVASFRGCLCVLFVPGDTDVGSLDLWIMREYGVAESWTKLFNLKVSDFAKEMSYFGPHYLGE is encoded by the coding sequence aTGAGGGGGAAGGAAGACCCGTCCGAGATCTTCTCAATGAGAGCTGACAGTTGGAAAAGGATTCAAGACCCCCCATTTTCCATAGTCTTTGATTCTGTGCATCCGGCTCTTTTGAATGAGGCACTTCATTGGATCAGTATGGGAGACATTGTGGCTTTTGATCTGGCTAAAGAGGAGTTTCGTGTAATGCCGTGTCCTGTTGTTGATGATGGGAGGCCTCAACCTCCTCTGGTGGCTTCGTTTAGAGGTTGCCTGTGTGTATTATTTGTTCCTGGGGATACTGATGTTGGATCTcttgatttatggatcatgaGAGAATACGGCGTGGCGGAGTCGTGGACTAAGCTGTTCAACTTGAAGGTTTCCGATTTCGCCAAGGAGATGAGTTATTTTGGACCGCATTATCTTGGTGAATGA
- the LOC126788561 gene encoding probable serine/threonine-protein kinase PBL28 isoform X1, which translates to MRLFWWQQLSLLILIQLVQPSRTSYKIYAEALVTFKSRVGSPEISTGRIGKYPCRKQWTLLNYYKLKDPCVVVFVSKFPGISSIPLRPNKVNLAPFAPRLFVTQSSINLEKELHKPRSRRIAYIVDGDSNVPTLTFVQKTDDKKPKQKVAAIIGGVVAALLVVIIAILVYIYLKRLKRVVRRTSDTSSSTPSPHVEWTRGDTSPYAVALSPYDTHNLRQLTILELEQATRNFNENNIIGQGRFGLVYKGLLQDGSIVAIKRRLHAPTQYFFQEVKHIARVNHMHILRLIGYCQDTSQQLLVYDYLPNGNVGNHLYDAEGLPIGKLSLWQRLSVALGAAKGLARLHSLVPPLLHMNFRTSNVLLNDNFTPKVSDYGLTRLLNKGHYAGSSSAIDCFLDPELDSLKEFSERGDVYSFGVFLLELISGREANGRNQLNSGNNLILQARDCEELERFVDNTLGNFTLEAATKQMMELALRCIDASEQRPQMKIVVQELERIQTREISHFQIEVHEEIGAVTLGSELFK; encoded by the exons ATGCGCTTGTTCTGGTGGCAACAGTTGTCTCTACTTATACTCATTCAACTTGTACAGCCCAGCAGAACAAGTTACAAAATATATG CTGAAGCTTTAGTGACTTTCAAGAGCAGAGTTGGAAGTCCTGAAATCTCCACTGGTCGGATTGGAAAATATCCATGTCGAAAACAATGGACATTGCTCAATTATTATAAACTGAAGGACCCttgtgttgttgtttttgt CAGCAAATTTCCTggtatctcttcaattcccCTGCGACCGAACAAAGTCAACTTAGCACCATTTGCTCCAAGACTTTTCGTGACCCAGTCTTCTATTAATTTGGAAAAAGAGCTCCATAAGCCAAGAAGCAGAAGGATAGCATACATAGTTGATGGAGACAGCAATGTTCCAACATTAACATTTGTACAAAAAACTGATGATAAAAAACCGAAACAGAAAGTTGCAGCCATTATTGGTGGAGTTGTTGCTGCTTTGCTTGTGGTTATTATAGCAATACTTGTTTACATTTATTTGAAGCGTCTTAAAAGAGTGGTGAGACGAACATCTGATACATCATCTTCTACACCATCTCCCCATG TTGAATGGACAAGAGGAGACACATCCCCTTACGCTGTTGCGCTATCTCCATATGACACACACAACTTGAGGCAACTGACAATATTGGAACTGGAACAAGCTACTAGAaatttcaatgaaaataatatcATAGGCCAAGGTAGATTTGGTTTGGTCTACAAGGGATTGCTCCAAGATGGATCTATTGTGGCTATCAAGAGACGCCTACATGCTCCAACTCAGTATTTCTTTCAAGAG GTGAAGCATATTGCTCGTGTGAACCACATGCATATTCTCAGGCTCATTGGTTATTGTCAAGATACAAGTCAACAGTTACTTGTCTATGACTACCTTCCAAATGGAAATGTCGGAAATCATCTATATG ATGCTGAAGGTTTACCTATTGGAAAGTTAAGTTTATGGCAAAGGTTATCTGTTGCTTTGGGAGCAGCCAAAG GACTTGCACGTCTTCATAGTTTGGTACCTCCACTCCTGCACATGAATTTCAGGACAAGCAATGTTCTTTTGAATGATAACTTTACACCCAAGGTGTCTGATTACGGACTAACCAGGCTGCTAAATAAGGGTCACTATGCCGGATCGTCTTCAGCAATAGACTGCTTTCTTGACCCAGA GTTAGATTCACTGAAGGAATTTTCAGAAAGAGGTGACGTGTACAGTTTTGGGGTCTTCTTACTGGAATTAATCAGCGGACGTGAAGCAAATGGCAGAAACCAGTTAAATTCGGGAAATAACTTAATATTGCAG GCAAGGGACTGCGAGGAGTTGGAGAGATTTGTTGATAACACATTAGGAAACTTTACATTGGAAGCTGCAACAAAACAGATGATGGAGTTAGCACTGAGGTGTATAGATGCTAGTGAACAAAGACCACAAATGAAGATTGTTGTTCAAGAGCTCGAACGAATTCAAACTAGAGAAATTAGCCATTTTCAGATTGAAGTCCATGAGGAGATAGGTGCTGTGACTCTTGGTAGTGAACTTTTCAAATGA
- the LOC126788561 gene encoding probable leucine-rich repeat receptor-like protein kinase At5g49770 isoform X3, which yields MRLFWWQQLSLLILIQLVQPSRTSYKIYAEALVTFKSRVGSPEISTGRIGKYPCRKQWTLLNYYKLKDPCVVVFVSKFPGISSIPLRPNKVNLAPFAPRLFVTQSSINLEKELHKPRSRRIAYIVDGDSNVPTLTFVQKTDDKKPKQKVAAIIGGVVAALLVVIIAILVYIYLKRLKRVVRRTSDTSSSTPSPHVEWTRGDTSPYAVALSPYDTHNLRQLTILELEQATRNFNENNIIGQGRFGLVYKGLLQDGSIVAIKRRLHAPTQYFFQEVKHIARVNHMHILRLIGYCQDTSQQLLVYDYLPNGNVGNHLYDAEGLPIGKLSLWQRLSVALGAAKGLARLHSLVPPLLHMNFRTSNVLLNDNFTPKVSDYGLTRLLNKGHYAGSSSAIDCFLDPELDSLKEFSERGDVYSFGVFLLELISGREANGRNQLNSGNNLILQLLLFLLKPFGS from the exons ATGCGCTTGTTCTGGTGGCAACAGTTGTCTCTACTTATACTCATTCAACTTGTACAGCCCAGCAGAACAAGTTACAAAATATATG CTGAAGCTTTAGTGACTTTCAAGAGCAGAGTTGGAAGTCCTGAAATCTCCACTGGTCGGATTGGAAAATATCCATGTCGAAAACAATGGACATTGCTCAATTATTATAAACTGAAGGACCCttgtgttgttgtttttgt CAGCAAATTTCCTggtatctcttcaattcccCTGCGACCGAACAAAGTCAACTTAGCACCATTTGCTCCAAGACTTTTCGTGACCCAGTCTTCTATTAATTTGGAAAAAGAGCTCCATAAGCCAAGAAGCAGAAGGATAGCATACATAGTTGATGGAGACAGCAATGTTCCAACATTAACATTTGTACAAAAAACTGATGATAAAAAACCGAAACAGAAAGTTGCAGCCATTATTGGTGGAGTTGTTGCTGCTTTGCTTGTGGTTATTATAGCAATACTTGTTTACATTTATTTGAAGCGTCTTAAAAGAGTGGTGAGACGAACATCTGATACATCATCTTCTACACCATCTCCCCATG TTGAATGGACAAGAGGAGACACATCCCCTTACGCTGTTGCGCTATCTCCATATGACACACACAACTTGAGGCAACTGACAATATTGGAACTGGAACAAGCTACTAGAaatttcaatgaaaataatatcATAGGCCAAGGTAGATTTGGTTTGGTCTACAAGGGATTGCTCCAAGATGGATCTATTGTGGCTATCAAGAGACGCCTACATGCTCCAACTCAGTATTTCTTTCAAGAG GTGAAGCATATTGCTCGTGTGAACCACATGCATATTCTCAGGCTCATTGGTTATTGTCAAGATACAAGTCAACAGTTACTTGTCTATGACTACCTTCCAAATGGAAATGTCGGAAATCATCTATATG ATGCTGAAGGTTTACCTATTGGAAAGTTAAGTTTATGGCAAAGGTTATCTGTTGCTTTGGGAGCAGCCAAAG GACTTGCACGTCTTCATAGTTTGGTACCTCCACTCCTGCACATGAATTTCAGGACAAGCAATGTTCTTTTGAATGATAACTTTACACCCAAGGTGTCTGATTACGGACTAACCAGGCTGCTAAATAAGGGTCACTATGCCGGATCGTCTTCAGCAATAGACTGCTTTCTTGACCCAGA GTTAGATTCACTGAAGGAATTTTCAGAAAGAGGTGACGTGTACAGTTTTGGGGTCTTCTTACTGGAATTAATCAGCGGACGTGAAGCAAATGGCAGAAACCAGTTAAATTCGGGAAATAACTTAATATTGCAG CTCCTCTTGTTCTTGCTCAAACCTTTCGGTTCTTAG